A window of Calonectris borealis chromosome 3, bCalBor7.hap1.2, whole genome shotgun sequence contains these coding sequences:
- the MYCT1 gene encoding myc target protein 1 isoform X2 has product MLWIETVLTLQSHGHQSFGITIAFTVSMLVGLVIGGIIWALFTCLSRRRASAHISQGSSSAFSRRSRPSSHGHTTGRTGFYRNSSCERRSNLSLASLTFQRQASLEQANSFPRKSSFRASTFHPFLQCPPLPVETNSQLITLTPTNTTTTLVGSTTNSLSRPEFHWSNNSLRICHSTQTPPPAYETIIKAFPDS; this is encoded by the coding sequence ATAACAATAGCCTTCACAGTGTCCATGCTGGTTGGACTGGTGATTGGAGGGATCATCTGGGCATTGTTCACCTGCTTGTCCCGTCGCAGAGCTAGCGCCCACATTTCCCAGGGGAGCTCCTCAGCCTTCAGCCGTCGCTCCAGACCCTCCTCCCATGGCCACACTACCGGCAGGACTGGATTTTACCGCAACAGCAGCTGTGAACGTCGGAGCAACCTCAGCCTGGCCAGCCTCACCTTCCAGCGGCAAGCCTCCTTGGAGCAAGCCAACTCTTTCCCCAGGAAGTCAAGCTTCCGCGCATCCACCTTCCACCCTTTCCTGCAGTGTCCTCCCCTCCCTGTGGAGACGAACAGTCAGCTGATCACCCTCACTCCCACAAATACCACCACAACCCTTGTGGGAAGCACCACCAACAGCTTAAGTCGACCTGAATTCCACTGGTCTAACAACAGCCTCCGCATCTGCCACTCCACACAAACCCCGCCTCCCGCCTATGAAACCATCATAAAAGCTTTCCCAGATTCCTGA